The Paenibacillus sp. FSL R7-0345 DNA segment CATGGGTATGATCTCCGAGGGCGGCAGCCGAGACATCATCCTGATGATGGAGCTTGTAGCAGCCAGAGAGGATAACCGCACGCTTCCGCCGCTCAAAGAGCTGTACGAGATGGCCGCAGCCACCTATAAAGCCTCGCCGGCGGAAGCCGCCAAGGAAGTGAAGGCGATCGAGCAGCGGCTGCGCCGCGCCCTGTCTGCCGGACTGACGAACCTCGCTTCGATCGGCCTGACCGATTACGGCAATCCAAAGTTCGAGCATTATGCGCCGCTCTATTTTGACTTCGAGGAGGTACGCCTGAAGATGAAGGAGATCGAGCTGCGCCGGGACTCCGGCAAGGTGAAGGTCAATATCAAGAAGTTCCTGCAGGTACTGCATTTGGAGCTGCTGGAGGGGCTGGGGCGGTAAGGGACGGATGATGTGTGCTGTGATTGGCGGGGATGTAAAGAAGCAGGCTTGTTAGGCAACTGTTTTATGTAACATAGCTGTTTGAGAGCGATTGGTAGGCTCATCCAACGGACTAAGTGGAAATTTGATATCTAATTTCACGTTGAAGCCTGCGAGCGGGACACTAATTGGATAAACGTCACTTATTTCCGCTGAAATCGACCCGAGATCGCTAATTGGCCCGAAATAGGTGTCATTTTTCCAACTAATAGTCTAATATGCCGGGAAATGCTTAAATGAAGTGGCGAAAATCCAACTAGCTGCCCCCTCGGAACCGCTGAACAGCGGGCTGAGGGTTATTTTTTATGCGAAGAAGTCTGCTTTAATCTGTAATTTGGGCGGAGGCCGTCCCATGCTGTACAATAGTAGCATTAGAACGCTGCGGCACTTGGAGGCAGAGTAAACGGAGGTCTCATTCATGATACGTACACTCGCGGTGACCTGGCAGGGGGAGGTGCTGACGGGCCTGCCGCTCCAGAGTATTGTTTTGGCTGATTATGCCTGGATCTGGGCGGATTTTAACGCACCGACGGCGGAAGAGACACGGCTGCTGGACAGCTATTTTCACTTTCATCCCCTGGCGATTGAGGATTGCATGCACACACTGCAGCGGCCCAAGCTGGATTATTATGAGGATGTGCAGTTTTTTGTGCTGCATGCGCTGAATGAGCAGACGCTGGAGGCGGAAGAGGTAGATCTGTTTCTGAGTCCTAGCTTTCTCGTTTCTTATCACCACCAGCAGAAGCCGGAAATGGATGAGGCCTGGGCGCTGGTGCAGGCGGAAATTGACAGCCGCAAGGGCTGGTCGGGCGGTCCGGTGGCTGCAGCCTATACGGTGATGGACAAGCTGGTCGACCGGTATTTCCCGAGCCTGTACAATCTGGAGGACGAGCTGGCGGATCTGGAGGGCATGGGTGAAAAAGAGTCCGTTGAAGAGCTGATGAGCCAGGTCTTCCGGGTGCGCGGACGGCTGCTGAAGCTGCGGCGGACAATTGTGCCGATGCGTGACCTGATGTACCGGATCGTCAACTCGCAGCATGTGCAGAGTAACGGGGAGGAGCGTGTCTACTTTGGCGATATCCACGACCATCTGCTGAAGCTGACCGATATGATTGAGGTCGACCGCGAAATGACCGCCGATCTGCGCGACAGCTACATCTCGCTCAACTCCAACCGGATGAATTCGATTATGAAGACGCTGACGGTGATTACGACCGTATTCATGCCGCTGACGCTGATTGCCGGCATCTACGGGATGAACTTCCGGGTCATGCCGGAGCTGGACTGGACGTACGGGTACCCGGTCATTTTGCTGGTGATGCTGGCGCTTGGAGGAAGCATGTTCCTCTGGTTCCGGCGGAGCGGATGGTTTAAATAGGGCAAACGGGAAAAAGCTAAACGCCACCGCTAAGAGCGGCGGCGTTTAGCAGAGGATGGAGAGGACTTCTTGCGGTTTTTTGGTTTGGCCGGGGATTTGCGGCGCTGCTTGGAAGGGCGTCTTTTTTTGCGTTTCGGCTGATACATGGCGGCGTCCTCTTCGGCGGCTAAGGAGCCTGAGCCTTTCTTTTTACCGAAAGTACCCATAACCAGCTTCACCATCGGCGCCATCTGCTGAAAGCCTTCAACCACCTTCTGCACTTTACCCATGGAGCTGACAATCCCGTCGATTCCGCCCATCCGGTCTACGATTCCCTTGATCTGCTCCAGATTAGCCAGGTTCGCGAGATTGCCGAGATTGCCGAGTCCGCCCAGCAGCCCCCCTGCTTTGGGTGCCACTTCAGCTGCGGCAGCCGGTACGGCGAGTGCTGTATCTACAGGCCCTGCCCCGAGTGCGGGCAGCATGCCGCTTTCAATTGGAGGCGGCGGCTGGACGTAGGAACCGATGCCGGGATAGCCGGAAGGGGCATATGAACCGGCCAGTGAGCGGCCGTCCCGGCGGGAATGATTATAGTAATGATGAGGCATAACATCACATTCCTTTGTTATTGGTTTGCTATACTGTATGTCATGGGCGAACATAAGGTATAGACAAACGCCCGGTTAACCGGGATAAGAGCGGAAAAGGGCAGGTGCCCAGAAAGAAGCGGCGGAAGTGAAAAAACCGTGTCCATGCTTGCTTTTCAGAGGTAATGTAGTACTATAGTTAAGGCGGTAAATCCTATCAGATACAAATAGAGTATAATCCAAATTGAATATAAGATGTACGCCTGGGGTGGACAAATGTCCATCATTTTCGTTCTTTACAGCGTGAAATCGTTAATGCTTGAAAAAACTGCTCCAGTGCAATA contains these protein-coding regions:
- the corA gene encoding magnesium/cobalt transporter CorA, coding for MIRTLAVTWQGEVLTGLPLQSIVLADYAWIWADFNAPTAEETRLLDSYFHFHPLAIEDCMHTLQRPKLDYYEDVQFFVLHALNEQTLEAEEVDLFLSPSFLVSYHHQQKPEMDEAWALVQAEIDSRKGWSGGPVAAAYTVMDKLVDRYFPSLYNLEDELADLEGMGEKESVEELMSQVFRVRGRLLKLRRTIVPMRDLMYRIVNSQHVQSNGEERVYFGDIHDHLLKLTDMIEVDREMTADLRDSYISLNSNRMNSIMKTLTVITTVFMPLTLIAGIYGMNFRVMPELDWTYGYPVILLVMLALGGSMFLWFRRSGWFK
- a CDS encoding tyrosine protein kinase, whose protein sequence is MPHHYYNHSRRDGRSLAGSYAPSGYPGIGSYVQPPPPIESGMLPALGAGPVDTALAVPAAAAEVAPKAGGLLGGLGNLGNLANLANLEQIKGIVDRMGGIDGIVSSMGKVQKVVEGFQQMAPMVKLVMGTFGKKKGSGSLAAEEDAAMYQPKRKKRRPSKQRRKSPAKPKNRKKSSPSSAKRRRS